Proteins from a single region of Echeneis naucrates chromosome 2, fEcheNa1.1, whole genome shotgun sequence:
- the cenpl gene encoding centromere protein L — protein MEQLSNSLARTPLNSVVVKRRSKTKSFRQSYRSCLGLTPALTARRLSKSRKAPKSHYITEKVNPEHLALLLKSEWKLSYVTPLYQFRHTQLKSYSRQLSAFIAAEKQQGFAVEVDGSQSNFRVSFSVVQGMTETEDDAETVLIQIHSKPLFAKQSEAQRSVWSGWLTCVNGNSDYLCSLPKDFICLPLFGSSGSEVLTTLVQSWFQKMFDCCFGPLEMNNTCLQWLAALWTNCHPESSIQHLKMIWTLPVVPPLQITYTVNPKDAWKLWSSVRKDPCEENKEEEGVSIDIEDVMRFMQGLKSHFYRHFRLDLSAGCLKQVSTALGSATFSGRVKISNSQYILSTLTLLTECALFKMPV, from the exons CTTGGCAAGGACTCCCCTCAACAGTGTTGTTGTTAAGAGAAGGAGCAAAACCAAAAGCTTCCGGCAGTCATATCGCAGCTGCCTCGGTCTAACTCCAGCACTGACGGCACGGAGGCTCagcaaaagcagaaaagcacCAAAGTCACATTATATCACT GAGAAGGTGAATCCAGAACATCTGGCCTTATTGTTGAAATCGGAGTGGAAGCTGTCGTACGTGACCCCTCTGTATCAgtttagacacacacagctgaagagCTACTCCAGACAGCTATCGGCATTTattgctgcagagaaacagcaaGGATTTGCGGTGGAAGTGGATGGATCGCAGAGCAACTTCAGGGTGTCTTTCTCTGTCGTGCAGGgaatgacagagacagaggatgaCGCTGAGACCGTCCTCATCCAG ATCCATTCAAAGCCTTTGTTTGCAAAACAGAGCGAAGCCCAGAGGTCAGTGTGGAGCGGCTGGCTGACCTGTGTCAATGGCAATTCCGATTACCTGTGCTCACTTCCAAAAGACTTCATCTGCCTGCCGCTCTTTGGCAGCAGTGGGTCCGAGGTTCTCACAACTTTGGTTCAGTCCTGGTTCCAGAAGATGTTTGACTGCTGCTTTGGGCCGCTGGAAATGAATAATACCTGTCTACAATGGCTTGCGGCTTTATGGACTAACTGCCACCCCGAATCCAGCATTCAGCATCTGAAAATGATTTGGACTCTTCCAGTTGTACCACCATTGCAGATCACCTACACAGTCAACCCCAAAGATGCCTGGAAGCTGTGGAGCAGTGTGAGAAAGGATCCGTGCGAGGAGAataaggaagaggagggggttAGTATTGATATTGAAGACGTAATGAGGTTCATGCAGGGGTTGAAGAGCCACTTCTACAGACACTTCAGGCTGGACCTGTCAGCAGGATGCCTTAAACAGGTCTCTACAGCACTGGGTTCAGCCACGTTCAGCGGCAGAGTCAAG ATCTCTAACAGCCAATATATACTCAGTACGCTGACGCTACTGACAGAGTGCGCGCTCTTCAAAATGCCCGTCTGA